Proteins from a single region of Trichoderma asperellum chromosome 3, complete sequence:
- the VRG4 gene encoding GDP-mannose transporter into the lumen of the Golgi (TransMembrane:10 (i53-70o76-96i117-139o145-163i170-189o209-230i242-259o279-301i308-328o334-353i)), translating to MSDKKNDDYSHRDAEMGDGSKVETAYSRSPSPRMAAPTGFSLSKIDNSPGASVLGYCLASISMTVVNKYVVSGSSWNMNFLYLAIQSIVCCVAIQACKQAGLITNLSAFDVEKGKKWFPISVLLVGMIYTGAKALQYLSVPVYTIFKNLTIIVIAYGEVLWFGGSVSPTILLSFGLIVFSSIVAAWADADAAGRSSKASQSLATLQVGYTWMALNVFCQAAFVLGMRKVIKKMGFKDWDTMFYNNFLTIPVLIVGSLLLEDWSADNLARNFPAETRNSLIIGMIYSGLCAIFISYSSAWCIRVTSSTTYSMVGALNKLPIAVSGLIFFDAPVTFGSVSAIIIGFFSGLVYAWGKIRQTEKAKMSLPVTKPVMSASSQSNNDASNA from the exons ATGTCAGACAAAAAGAACGACGATTATAGCCACCGGGACGCCGAGATGGGCGACGGCAGCAAGGTCGAGACGGCCTACTCTCGCTCGCCCTCGCCTCGAATGGCTGCACCAACTGGCTTTAGCTTGTCCAAGATCGACAACAGCCCGGGGGCATCTGTGCTGGGTTACTGCTTGGCTTCCATCAGTATGACTGTCGTCAATAAATATGTTGTGTCGGGCTCCTCATGGAACATGAACTTTTTATATCTTGCTATTCAG TCCATTGTGTGTTGTGTTGCTATTCAGGCTTGCAAGCAGGCCGGTCTTATTACCAACCTTTCTGCATTTGACGTTGAGAAGGGCAAAAAAT GGTTCCCAATTTCTGTTCTGTTGGTTGGTATGATTTATACTGGCGCCAAGGCTCTTCAGTACCTCTCTGTGCCTGTGTACACCATCTTCAAGAACTTGACCATTATTGTTATCGCCTACGGAGAGGTGCTCTGGTTTGGTGGAAGCGTCAGCCCAACtattctcctctcctttgGCTTGATTGTTTTCAGTTCCATCGTTGCCGCCTGGGCTGATGCCGATGCTGCTGGACGTTCATCAAAGGCCTCTCAATCCCTTGCCACCCTGCAAGTCGGCTACACCTGGATGGCCCTGAATGTATTCTGCCAGGCTGCCTTTGTTCTCGGTATGCGCAAGGTCATTAAGAAGATGGGTTTCAAGGACTGGGACA CCATGTTCTACAACAACTTTTTGACCATTCCGGTCCTGATTGTTGGCTCTCTTCTGCTCGAGGACTGGTCTGCTGATAACCTGGCTCGAAACTTCCCCGCGGAGACTCGAAACAGTCTCATCATCGGTATGATCTACTCTGGTCTGTGTGCCATCTTCATTTCATACTCGTCTGCCTGGTGCATTCGTGTAACTTCCTCTACCACTTATTCGATGGTGGGAGCCCTGAACAAGCTTCCTATCGCTGTCAGTGGACTTATTTTCTTCGATGCCCCCGTTACTTTTGGCAGCGTGTCTGCCATTATCATTGGTTTCTTCAGTGGTCTTGTGTATGCCTGGGGCAAGATTCGCCAGACggagaaggccaagatgtCGCTTCCAGTGACCAAGCCTGTCATGAGTGCCAGTTCTCAGAGCAACAACGACGCATCAAACGCGTAA